From the Manihot esculenta cultivar AM560-2 chromosome 14, M.esculenta_v8, whole genome shotgun sequence genome, the window CTCTAGAGTGTATTAGATTGTAAAAGAAAGGACTATTTTCATAGTGACCATACTTGTGATTCTATTTAACTACAATTTTTAATGGATGTTTTAAGAGTTTCTATGCTCAAAGGTTATGACAGTGAGATTGTGTAATGAGACTAATTCTAATGGTCTCCATGTTCAATAAAATTCAACATGGTGGTCTATACTTATATTTATGGTGTCTGGACATTAGGTATAAgctttaaaaaaatgataaattctTCTTTGAGGCCTTTCTATTGTCTTCTTCCTTTGAGCTCTTAAATATACGTTATAGGTCTGAGCACGCCACTCAGTAATCAAAGAAAGCTGTCCATGGATACCGTTCAATGCAGCTTATTTCTGGAAATCATTTCGAGTGCAGGTTGTGACATGTCAGGGGGTTGATGGTGTATTTTGTAGGACTGAAACGATGCTGTTTTCTGAATTTGTGGTTATGACACTGTCTAAATAGGCTGTACTAGATTTAACCTACAACTGTCACTTGTCTATCTGAAGTATGAACGATGGTTTACCCTTTCATGTTCTATGGTTTACCTTTTGCAGCTCTTCCTTAAACTGGGTCCAGGATAAGCCCAAGACGCAAATACAGAGTCCCATTTATTTTTACGTGGATTCCACCTTAATTTACTGCCATTTTGTGTCTTGGGTAAAGGTAAGAATTTTCCATATCCATTATTCGACTTCACAACTACTTAACCACACATTTTTCTTGAACTCTCTTGTTTTGCCTTCATTAACAACTAGTTTATGTCCATGTAAATGCAGTAGGGCTACTAACTTAATAGTGTgacatttattttatatattgaaaTGGATGATTTCAATGTTTAGAGTAAAAAAGAATAGTTAGAAGAAGTTTTTCATATcagaaaagattttttttttttaatctaccAATATTTCTAACTTCAAActttcttgattttcattaagataaaaaatttcataagtgGTCTTTTTTATATAGCATgtcttttaaaatgaaaatgaaatttatcCTTTGTTTTTTTCCTTTGCATTCATTTGAATCTCTTTGGGTTCGTGCACTGAGCATTGCTCCAAACTATCCAATTTAAGTAGCAACATGAGAGGATCTACACTCAATAAGTCAACATAATTTTTCTTCGAATAGCCTACTTTACAAGCAAATAAGCAGTAAGAGAGAAAACAAAATGTCAAACTTACGATTGGAAATGTTCAGTTTCAGTTTTGGTACGGTTCTTACTAAAAATTAGAATTGAAATTAAATCTttcagttttttaatttttaagaaccatacttaaaattaaatttcgatACAATTCTAATTTCGTTCTAACTAATTTTGGTACAGTTTCAGTTTTGATTTTggttattttttaactttaattttagtttcaattttagtctaaatatttatttttacaaataaagttataatatttttacatttattttaaaatagtaaacaattaacataaaaataataataaaaaaataaaaatactataatatttttatcaaaaatagtatataacatatattaatattaataatatagaataatatataatatatattaatatgaagattaatattatttaaatgttaGAATTTTATgtttagttattaattatataacttttaattaaaatgcatTTATGTAATTActgtataaaatattatattactcatataattaaaaattataaaataattaatatttttatgattgaaataataaatatatacacaAAAACATGTACAAACTATTTAGATAGAATaaactataattaataaattaaattttaaattatattgttaGGAATgtttaataactaataaaaatatatagttattttataatattgtaaataattatttaataagagtgagagttatatttaaattatataaataatttaatatatgaaaataattatataataataaatataaaaataataaaaaagtgtaTATTATACTATGcattaagtttttattaaattgagttttgaataattaaaaaataactattttatttatattttaatatatttataattttttattatatattatttaataatttataaaattaaaatatgaaaattttaaataaaataatatatttttagtaatataatttataaaattataatgaaattatataaaatataaaatataaaatatattattaaaattataaaataatattataatatcactaaattattttaaaaatatatatataaaatcgatTTTTCAGCACCATTTCTGTCAATATGaatcaatataattttaatataatttttaataaaaaattaaaattaaaatttaataattaaataaatttaattcgatataatttaatttttatatactcaatttttttcaatttttatataattcgtTATAATTTTTTGATTCTATCCGAAACTCTAAAAACAGCGCTGCTTGCGATTACGTGGCCATAGAATTGCTTACTCCATTGCATGTGGAAAATCTGTTTGATGAAGTGAAGTCACGCGTTTCACACTGGCCCTTGTTGTCGTTTTGGTGCTTTGACGCATTTCAATTTGAATGCGTATGAAGAGGTGGCTTTTGTCTTGCAATTGTACAAGTTCTCTGTCGGAAATCCTAGCCCTTCTTTACAAGGAAGGCTATGTACATCCAATGAATCCAGCAAGTgtatcttaaaaaataattatgaataaatGGAATTCACCGAACGAATAATTTTCATCATATAAGGTCGAACTTGCTTGCTTGATTCATGTGTCAAAACCATTTTCTAAAAATGGGTTCCATAGGAAACCTTTGGTTTCTTGCTCTTGTCCTCCTCTCAACCCTCTCACTGCTTTCAGCCACTGGCAAGAAAACTTACATAGTCCATATGAATCATAACTTGAAGCCTCTCTCACATGCCACCCACCATCATTGGTATCAATCACTCACCTCCACCTCTGATTCCATCCTCTACACCTACACCGCTGCATTTCCTGGCTTCGCTGCCTATCTCGACCCTGAAGAAGCCGACTCTCTTAAGAAAATGGATTCTGTCCTCAATGTTTTCGAAAGTAGACTCCGTTCCCTCCACACCACCCGCAGCCCAGAATTTCTTGGTATCCATTCCAACTTCGGCTTGGGTGATGGTCGTCAATTTCAAGAAATCGAACAAGCTGCTCACAATGTCATTATCGGATTTGTTGATACTGGCGTGTGGCCAGAGTCTAAAAGTTTTGACGACACGGGCTTGCCGGAGATCCCAAAACGATGGAAAGGAAAGTGCTTATCTGCGAAGGATTTCAATCCAAAACTCtgcaataaaaagttaattGGTGCACGTTATTTCTTAAAAGGACTCGAGAAGGAAGCTCCTGGTGAGGAGCCTCTCTCACCTCTGGACTATAATGGGCATGGAACGCACACCGCTTCCACAGCTGCAGGGTCCCCTGTGGCGAATGTGAGTGTTGGACGTTATGGTAGTGGCACCGTCAGGGGAATGGCTGTACGTGCCCGGGTGGCAATCTATAAAGCATGCGGAAATAGAGGTTGTGCGGATGCTGATACTTTAGCGGCAATTGATAGAGCCATTTTAGATGGCGTGGATGTGATCTCTATGTCATTTGGAAATGACACTGGCGTTCCATATCATGAAGACACGAATGCTCTTGGCGCATTCCATGCAATGCAACATGGGGTTTTTGTCTCTGCTGCTGGTGGCAATTCAGGATATAGGAGATCCCTCATGGGAAACATGGCTCCATGGATGTTGACAGTCGGTGCTGGGAGTATAGACAGGGACTTTCCCGCTTATATTTTGCTTGGAAACAAACAGCTATTCAGAGGTATATCTATCTATGATGGACCAAGAATGGGGAAGAAGCTAGTGGGATTAGTTTACAATAAGGGAAACAATAGTTTGAGCAATTACTGTTCGAAGGGTACAGTTGAACCAGCATTGGTGCGTGGGAAGGTGGTGATATGCGATGCAGGAGAATCGACATCTGTAGAGAACGGTCTAAGAGTGCGCAAGGCTGGTGGGGTTGGGATGATAGTAGTGAACCCATTTGCTCTCAAGGAACTGTCAGTTGAAAATGATTTGGTGCCCACAGTGGCAATAGGGACCAAAGTGGGCAATTTAATCAAAGAGTATGAGAAGACTAATCCAAATCCCAAGGTCATACTTGGGTTTGGTGGGGTGCAGGTAAACGTAAAGCCGTCACCGATGGTGGCTGAGTTTAGTTGTCGAGGGCCAAATCCAGTGACGCCACAGATCCTGAAGCCAGACATTATAGCTCCTGGAGTTAACATCATGGCTGCATGGCCTGAAGCCGTAAGTCCTTCTCGTTTAAAGATGGACAAGAGAACCGTTAAGTTTAACTATATGACAGGTATGGATGCTTgctcttttttattaaattatattaaataagatTGTCTAATTATTATCTAGGTAGGTGAACTAGAATGAAATTATTGGACTCAGGTGAAACTGATTCATACTACAATATAacagttttattttataatttccctAATAATAGACATAAGATATAGATATATggattttactttattttttatatatacatattagtATTATATTTACAATAAATAGATTTTTCATTATATCAAACTATATGCAagggttatattttaaaatttttttaattatacggTGGATaagtagtattcggttcaaattgaaaaattaaccaaatcaaattaatttaaatgtttggctttttatttattttgattcggtttgatttttaattttaaaaattttaattacttcgattcggtttaattttaataaaaaaatcaaaaaaatcaaattgaatcgattagtaataatagtgtattattttcaataatataaagagattagatcatattatattaaaatatttcaattaaattttaaaaaatttaaatcgaactgaatcgaattgaatcagaccagttcagtttgattcagttttttataaaaatcaatttggttcgatttttataaatactaaaattttaattaaatcaaaccgatcgaatgctcatccatatatatataatttatatagtaTAGTCTTTAAAGATTAGAAAGATTTACAACTTAGCCCTTgcatttctaaaaataaataatttaatttctgaatttttattttattaataaaatactcATTAATTTTGTCAATAAAGAAGTTAATTCAAATTAGAAGGATTgactttttataaatattaaaaatataaggactaaattgttataaaatattaaaaataaatggacTAAActgttatataaaataaattttgaaggaCTAGATTGTTATAGCCTAACAACAAATTTTAGCTGGACTAATTTAactctttttttattaaaaagggTAGGACTAAGTTGCAAGTTTTGTTAAATTTGAggaactatattataattaccatatatatatatgtctaTTATAACTTGCATTGATGGGAAGAATCTTCATGGTGAATATTTAACAATAAGGTGAATTTTGTTAGGCACATCCATGGCATGTCCACATGCAAGTGGAATAGCTGCATTGATCAAAGCAGCACATCCAAGTTGGAGCATAAGTGCAATAAAATCTGCGATGATGACTACTGCTTACAACTTAGATAACACAAATTTCCCAATAAGAGATGTTGCAACAGGTAAACGAGCCAACCCATGGGATTTTGGCTCTGGTCATGTGAACCCAGCAAAAGCTTTCTCTCCAGGCCTTATCTATGATATCTCTAAACAAGACTATGCAAAGTTCTTCTGTTCTTTGAACTACCCACTTGACCAAGTCAAACTAAACATCGATTGCTCAGAAAAGTTTGCTGATATTGGTCAGCTTAATTACCCATCCTTTTCAGTCTTCTTTACTGGAAATAGGACGATGGTTCAGTATTCTCGTGAGTTGACCAATGTAGGCCCTGCTAATTCTATATATGGAGTTACTGTAGATGCACCACCTTCTGTTGCTGTGACTGTGAACCCAAGAAGGTTGGTTTTTAGAAGGGTTGGAGAAAAACACAAGTATACAGTAACATTTACAGACAAAAGTGACAAGAAGTCTAATGTTCAGGCTACGTTTGGTTGGATTATGTGGAGCAATAATGATTACAAAGTTAGAAGTCCTGTAGCATTTGCATGGCCGTGAATCAGTTGTGACGAGGTGAACTTTTGTCGATGGAAAAAGAATAAGAGAGTTCAAGATAGATGTGGCTTGAATAGTTGTAAAACCAAATAATAAAACGTTAAGCTAGACTCTCTTTCTCTTGTTAACTCGAAAGagctttttataaattaaaaaattatatattgtcATTGgattattgttaaaattaacaCTTCCATGTTGGTCAATCCAATGCGTTCTAGATTTTCCATGTTCTCAATGTTGTAGCAGCTCTTAGTTAAACattagaaatataaaattaatattctaattatattaattatatttttaagaaacaaagaaagttcatgtatttcttattttttattttttattttttaaaattaataatttaatcattatattttcactttattttatttattatttattatttaaaaagttattgCGAATCCGATTAGCTCTTATAGCTATGAGAGAAAAATATTGAGAGTGGGAGAGTTTGTTttgaaagtaataaaaatagtaaaaaaaatattttagatattttgaaAAACGTTTTGAGTGCGACTAATTGTTAGTATATTTCATTTGtaatctttctttttattttgaaatagttgaaaaattatttaaagtttaaTATGTGGACATATAGGATAACTCacgttaaaattattatttatttatttttctataatatttaatttttattattttaaaaaaatatttactgtTATCTTTCATTTTAAGTGCGGTAGAAATAGAGGTAAAAACAATCAAAATAGTCAATTTAAATGACACAAACTATCATATATGGAGAAACAATATACATGATCTCCTATTTGTGATGAAATTGCTTTGCCGATATTCTCACAATCAAAATTGAAAGATAAATCGAATGAGGAAATTTGAGAAAAAGTAAGTCTAGCTTCATTTGACAGTTTGTCAAAGATAATGTGTTTAATCATATCTACATTGAAATGCATGTTTATTCTCGGTGgaataaattcaaaaaattttatatgtaaaaaattGATCATCTAAATGACATGTAATGGTACATGGACTATTTGTGGTTGCTCTTTCTAAGCACAAAGTTAGGATTTACTTTTAGATTGACGGTTATGATGTATGAGATTAAAGTTTTGATCGTATATTAGTCCAGAATAGCACAGTCGAAGAGTTAGACTATATGCTATTGTTCACTTATGCTCTTGGCTAAGGTTTTTATTCCTAGTCCGACCAGCTACTCACCATGATAAGGGTATAAGTAAAAGGAGAATGATTCAGAAATCTATTCAgtacaaaatttttatattttaaaaacataagTAAAAGATTTTCGTAATTTATTTGGtgaattatttagttattttaatacTCTCTGTCCTACTATAAagattgtaatttaatttagtaactaaaaattaatcaaaataaaatgaaactattaaaaactaaacgtaaaaaaaaaaaagtacaaaAAGGTTAATCAAAGCATGGAAATAAAAAATGTCAGAAGTGGGATTTGAACCCACGCCCTCTCACGAAGACCAGAACTTGAGTCTGGCGCCTTAGACCACTCGGCCATCCTGACTTGTTTGCTTTCAAATATTATGTATAAAAACATCTTTACGCAACAGGATTActgttttattaataaagtaGATCAATTAACCTAAAAAAATCCAAGCGTTTTCacttattcatatttatattttaaaatttcaattttgaataattaaacttaattttttaaatttatcacaattttaactaaatcatcaaattaattttaattgtcacATCACCCACCTtgcattttacttaaaattttatattttttttttaactattaatttttcACTTAAATTAAAGCTAACTAAAATTAAACTCTGAGgtaaaaatataactaaaaatatACCACTTGGTTAGCTAAGATTTAACCTTAGTTAATTGTAGTTTAGGTgaaaaagtaattaattaaaaaatatatataaaattttaagcgaAATGTAGATGAGTGATGTAACAATtgattgaaattaatttaatagtttaattaaaattatgataattttaaaatataaatataaataaataaaaatatttaaattttttagattaatcGGCTAATAagtatattgaaaatttaattaaattaatttttattaaaaaatagaactAAATTTCACATCACGCTgccataattttaattttttaagctaAATTATTATCTgtctttacaatttatcataattaattgATTGTTTGGCGGAGTCAGAAGCTTCCCTTTGGTAGGGTACTAGCTGGGCCACTGCAGCACCACCGACACAATCCCCTTGCCCGTACCTTTTCTCTTTTCTCCGCTTTTGGTTTTATAGATTTTGAAAACCGAATACTAGTTTTTCTTCCGTCAGTAAAACGTTGAACTTGGATTATAAAAATTGGCTGATAGTgctggtaatttttttttaatttataataatttaaattaaaaaaattactatttaatttttataatttagtgaatattaatttttaaaataattattttttatttttttattttctaaaattatttataacgtCTGAGGTATATATATTTagttaatctttataattttaaaataaatattctatattatataataatcattcaaaataaattatgtattaCCATTGCATGACAAATTACCTGGCAAGAGTATGATAAGATCTCATGTTACACAATAATcgtctaaaaaaaattatgaattgtTACCTCAAACTAAGTTCATGTAGTAAGAATTTGATAAACGGATAATGCGGATCCGCTCGATGAAAAGAAAATCTGAACATTTTAGTATCCGCTTTATCACTAAAATTCGTTCTCCTTTAAATAAGTCgagttttaatataaaattataggaCAGTCCAGTGTATTCTTATAATCGTGGGATTACCAATCTATTAATTGATGATATTTCTTATCAAATAATCGACCACATCATCACTAAATtatccaaaatattatatttatttacactttcttatattataaaatgaaaaaaaattataaaaataaaactacacTATTTTCTTATACTACTCAAACTATAATCAATCCATCATTCTCACTCCCTCCTCTATATAGCTGAGTAGCTGCCGTAAATACCCAttaccacctcacattctcattttatttttcttgtagGTCTAATCAATCACAGTATAATTTCATTCCAGTCACatcatcaatttaattttacaacatTAATATCTAgtaattataatttcaaaatcataattatttaatttttataacttcaaaattataatattttagctACTGAAATCTCAACAAAATTAATATAACTACAGCCAATGTGCAAATTTTTTTAGACATATacataatttcaataaaattaatgtaattaGGATCATgtgtataattaatattatcttttacatattctttaaaaaattaattataaatacattagatcattttttataatgattatataaataagaaataaataaaatattattttatatgctTATTAAAGGCAGTATATgttataaactatttttttatatttaataatattattttaatattagtattattaattttaatggtgttttgatttaaatatttattctttatttgaaatatttttttaaaaaaattaaattctattaataaattttaatttatctcaatttataaaagaattcttttatttaaattaaaccttaacataataaaattcaattgaatttattcattttaataataaatttaaattaatttatttttatttattattcttattatttataaactaaatataaatacttattttataaatagcaATTATTTCTatcacattaaaaatatttttaacaccattattaatattttcacaatatttaaaatctaaactTTAGATAATTgttgccattaaaaatataaatcgaGATGgacattatttttcaaaaaattaacaaaataatataataaatttataaatatcaattattaatacattaaatattaatatttaatataaaattaaattctaaaataaacagttattaattaagaaaataaaaaaattgaggttaaaataaataaaaaataaaggataaaaacaaagaaaaaaaaatgaagttcTTCAGtgctaattaagtaattttgataCAAATAGTTTTaagcaaaattattttttacaaaatcttaataattttgataaaatttatttttaattcaaaatcagtTCTTATAAGAATTcaaaagaattgaatttttatttcttttaattttatcaaatacgaaaattttaaaaaaataaatttaattcatttaattttttacaaaatttgcCATTCTAAATAAGGGTTTAAACATCCTTTTTACcaatataaaataaacattTTGTAGGTATAAAAATTTAGACTCCAATTGAAATCAGAGTGAGATTGAAATTAGAAATGAaaccatattaaaattaatatttttatttatttatgaaaaataatttatatttaaaaaatatttatcataaaaaatattttctgtaaaaaatattttttaataaaataatttattttatattattttattttaatttaaaaataaaatatattaacaaattttagaaaatgtctttcaaaacatttttcttaaaataatttttttattgttttaaaaaaaatattttcattttaattttttactctaattcgaaaatagaaaataaaatttccgttttctaaattttataaaaaaaataaaaaaataaaaaaataattatttttcataaatttttcagtatattaaaaaattaaaaaataatacggAATTCTATCTATGGatagattttatataaataaaacataatttttaataattatatttatatatttaaatatatataaaaaatttttattttaaattgatacaaaat encodes:
- the LOC110600643 gene encoding subtilisin-like protease SBT1.8, with translation MCQNHFLKMGSIGNLWFLALVLLSTLSLLSATGKKTYIVHMNHNLKPLSHATHHHWYQSLTSTSDSILYTYTAAFPGFAAYLDPEEADSLKKMDSVLNVFESRLRSLHTTRSPEFLGIHSNFGLGDGRQFQEIEQAAHNVIIGFVDTGVWPESKSFDDTGLPEIPKRWKGKCLSAKDFNPKLCNKKLIGARYFLKGLEKEAPGEEPLSPLDYNGHGTHTASTAAGSPVANVSVGRYGSGTVRGMAVRARVAIYKACGNRGCADADTLAAIDRAILDGVDVISMSFGNDTGVPYHEDTNALGAFHAMQHGVFVSAAGGNSGYRRSLMGNMAPWMLTVGAGSIDRDFPAYILLGNKQLFRGISIYDGPRMGKKLVGLVYNKGNNSLSNYCSKGTVEPALVRGKVVICDAGESTSVENGLRVRKAGGVGMIVVNPFALKELSVENDLVPTVAIGTKVGNLIKEYEKTNPNPKVILGFGGVQVNVKPSPMVAEFSCRGPNPVTPQILKPDIIAPGVNIMAAWPEAVSPSRLKMDKRTVKFNYMTGTSMACPHASGIAALIKAAHPSWSISAIKSAMMTTAYNLDNTNFPIRDVATGKRANPWDFGSGHVNPAKAFSPGLIYDISKQDYAKFFCSLNYPLDQVKLNIDCSEKFADIGQLNYPSFSVFFTGNRTMVQYSRELTNVGPANSIYGVTVDAPPSVAVTVNPRRLVFRRVGEKHKYTVTFTDKSDKKSNVQATFGWIMWSNNDYKVRSPVAFAWP